The genomic stretch CAAATGGAAGTACCTCGAGAAGGTGATCCAGCGGCGCTGCAAAAATCACCTCATCGACAACCTCACGATCCAATATCGGACCTAATTCCTCGATTTCGCCGAGAATCCGCAGCGGCTCGACGGCGTGATCCGATTCGGTCGCCTGCTCCCACGGACCGCGAAGATGGCCGAGAACGCTCGGCCGACCCACCTGCACATTCTGACAGAGTCTGCGAAGCCGGACTGCATCACGACCGGTTCCCACGATCAGGATTCGGTGCGATGCCCGGGAGCCGAACCACCGGCCAAGCCACGAGCTTATACAGCGGACGCCGATGGTGGTCGCAGGCAGCAGAAACGCCACAAGCCCAATCTGCGCACGGGGATAGAGCTCGCGCTCAAGCAGCAATGCCAGGGCCGCCATCGAGAGCGCCAGTGCACATGCAGCTCCCACCGCATTCTGAACCACCCACCGCCAGGATCGCCATTTCTGCGCGTACCAGCCGAGGGCATTCAGGATTGCCGGCCAGATGAGCGGCAAAAAAGCAAGTACCGTCATATGAATGCGAACGCTGCTCCAGCGGCCGTCAATGACCTCGGGCCAGGGCGTCCGCATCCAGAAATGACAGCGGAAAATGTCGGCAATGATATAGACGCCGACGATCGCGATCGCGTCGGAGACGACCATTGTGGCCCGAAACTGTCTCCATGCCTTTGAATGCGTCATTCGGTGTTCAGAAATGGCCGTTTTTGTGCGAATTGCGACGTCTGTCGATCACCTCATGACTCTAATCGCAAACCGGCCGGGATTGAACAACGCAGCCGAAATGGCGACGCCCGATGCGCACGGGCTCCCCAATCTGCTGCAAAGTGGCCTGAAACGCCTCCAGCGGGTAGGATCGCGCCACTAGACCGCCGGAATTCAGGCGGCGGATGGACTCCGGAGCAGGCATGCAGCCGGTGCGCTGACGGCATATGAAAACGAACGGAATCTCCAGTTTCGGCGTTCCTGAATGCGTGAGGTGACTACCATGGATGATTCGCTGCCACCGAGCAAGATTCTGATCGTGGACGACAATCCGCAGAATCTGGAGCTATTGGAGGCGTATCTGGAAGACCTGCCCGGCGTTTCGATCGCCAGCGCCCTTGACGGCCAAACGTGCCTTGAAAAGGTGGCGGCCGATCAGCCTGACCTGATTCTGCTCGATATCATGATGCCCCGGATGAGCGGCTACGAAGTCTGCAAGAAGATCAAGGCGAACGACGCGACCAAGGACATTCCGATCATCATGGTGACGGCGTTGCACGAGATGGGCGACATCGAGCGCGGCGTGGAAGTCGGGACGAACGATTTCATCACCAAACCGGTGAATCGTGTAGACCTTCTGGCGCGGGCTCGGACGCTTCTTCGCGTCAGGCACGCCAGCAAATCCGCAAAATAAGCGGTGTGCCGGTCCCGGTGGCGGATCGGCGATCGGCGCGGCCGACGGAAATCAGACGGATGAATCATCCCGAGCAAAATTTGCGCGATTCTGCCGATGCGGCATCGCGTTCGAAGGCCACCAACTGAAACACCTGACACTTCGCCATGGCCCGCAAACCTCGAAAACGCGCGTTTCGTGAAGCATATCGGCTGGTTGATTCCGCAGAGCGCCGCGTCTGCGTTTTCGACAACGGATTGACGGCGATCCTGCAGCGCCACGGTGTCGCGCCGGTCGTCGAGGTTCGCGTATATGTTCGCGGCGGGAGCGCATTCGAAGGCCGATGGACCGGCACGGGGATCAGCCACCTCCTGGAGCACTGCATCACGTCGGACGGCACCGAACAGCGCGACGAGCGGGAGATGGGGCGGCTCGGCGAGCGACTGGGCGGACTGATCAACGCGTATACGACGATCGACCACATCTGCCACCATGTTGGCACGACACGCGAGAACATGTCGGCGGCCGTCGAAATCTTCGCGGATTACCTCATTCGCCCCCTGCTTTCCAAGGCGGTGTTTGATCGTGAGCTGGGCGTCGTCCAGCGCGAGCTGGAGCGAGACCGGGACGACCCCGAAACGCAACTGGAAGAGATGCTCTACGAAGTGTCATATGTCGGTCACCCATTGCAGTACCCGGTCATCGGCCATCGATCGGGCCTGCTGTCGCTTACGCACGAGGATATTCTGGCGTATCACAGGCAACTGCACGTCCCCGACAACATTTTCGTGGTGATCGTGGGCGACATCGATCTTGACGAGGCGACCTCCGTCGTCGCCCGGCACTTCGACGCGATGGAGCGGCGGGCCCGCTATGACATGGTTCTTCCGCCGGTTCGGCCGTTCATCGCGCCCGCGCGCGCGATTCGTTCGATGGGTGTCGAATCCGCCACGACGACGTTCGGCTGGCTGACGGTTCGCGACGGAGAATGCGACGACATTGCGTTGGACCTGCTTGCGTCGGTACTTGGCGATTCCGAAACATCGAGATTGGCAAAAGCGCTGAAGTGGAATCGCGAACTGGCATACGACGTCGGCATCCTGCATGACAGCCATTGGCATTCGCCTGGATTGATGCAGGTCACCATCCAATGTGACGCGGCGAAGCTTGAGGCCGCCGAGCGCGCGATGCTGGAAGTATTCGCGAACATCGAAGCATCGCCCGTGACGGCGGCGGAGCTGGATCGCGCCCGACGCCAGACGCTGACCGCCGTGCGAATGCAGCGAGAAACGGCCTCGGGCGCGGCGACCCAGATGGGCGAGGACTTTCTGGCCAGCGGCAATGTGGACTACGCGAAAGCCTATGAAAGCCGTGTCGTGGAAACGACCGTGGACGAACTGATGCGGGCGGCGAAACGCTACCTGCGCCCGAATGCATTTGTCTCCGCAACCGTTGTGCCGCGAAAGCGCGTTTCGCGCCGTTCGACCACTCCTTCGCAGGCTGCCACCGCTCTTCCGCGCATCCTCAAACTCGATAACGGGCTGACCTGCGTCCTGCAGCCGTTACCCGCCGCGGGATTCACGTCGGCCCACGCCACGTTCATCGGAGGACTCGTGACGGAGACGGCGGAAACCAACGGCGTCCACCCGTTGGCGGTTCAGATGCTGTCACGTGGAACGCGCCACCGCACCGGCGACGAGATCTCCGAGAATTTCGCGGCAAGGGGCAGCGGTCTGGCAGCCGTCTCGGGACTGAGCCAGTTGTCGTGCGGATTCACTTCGGTGGCAGAAGACTTCGACGTACTGCTCGAAGTGCTCGCGGATGTGCTTCTTTCGCCGGCGTTCGACGGGAAAGAGCTTGCGAAGCTCAAGCCCACGCACTGCGACAGCATCGCCCGATCGGAGGAGGACTGGAACGCCGAATTGATCCAGTTCGCACGGCTCAAGTTCTTCGATCATTCGCCCTATCGCCTTCCACGACTTGGTACGATTGCGAACGTGAATCGGTTTACGCCGGACGATCTCTTTCAGTCGCATCGAGAGACCTTCCAGGGCGGTAATGGCGTGCTCTCCATTGCCGGTCGATTCGACGTCGACGCGGTCGAGGCGCGCGTACGGCGTCACTTTGCCGCCATGCCTTCGTCGATGACCCGCCGCCAACTGACCGTCGAGCCGGAGCCGGTCCGCAGCGCGGATCGACTGTTTATCAAGCGGTCGTCCGATGAGCGCGAAGTCGCCGGCCTCTTTGTCGGCTTTCCCGGCTTGCGGGTGTCAGATGTGGAGCACCGTGCGAGCGTCGCTGTCATGGAGACGATGCTAGCCGGTTACTCGCTTTCGGGCGGGCGGCTGTTCGCGGCTCTCCGGGGCGGTGACCGTGACATGGTTTATGAGATCGCGCCCGCCGGCCTGATCGGCGTGCTCCCGGGTCACATTGCGTTCGTCGCCGGCTGCGAACCAGATCGAATCAACGAAGTCTACGCGATCGTCCGCGGCGAACTGGACGCGCTTCGCGCTCACCGGTACGACGAAGAGGAAATCGACCGGGCCCGCAACATGGTCATCATGGGGGAATTGGATCAGCTGCAATCATCCGCCGAATATGCCGCGCGGGCCGGACTGGACGAATTATTCGGCCTGGGATTCGAAGACAGCGAGCGGTTTCTGACGGAGATCCGCAGCGTGAACCTGGATGCGGTCAGCGCCGCGATCGATTCCTACCTCGGCCCGGCCACGATTGCCGTCGTGACACCCTCACCCGACCTTGTTGACTTCGGCATCGTTCCCACCCAGGAAGTCGCCGTCTCGCCAATCGTTGCGTCCGCTCCGTAAGATCTGTCGACGTGTCCTTTGCAGATTTGCCCCGCCGAGGGAAGCCAGCACGGCGGCTGTTCCGCTTTATCCGTGATTCGCGGACCACTAACGGCAAATACTGCCTGGGGCCGACGGGGGCGATCAATTCCCGCAATGAATCTCGCCGATGATGATCGAGTATGCCCGCGTCCAGCCTGCAACACCGTGCTTCCTCAGACCCGCACAAGCACTCGGAAATGGGCAGACCCATCGCGTTTGATCGCGCCGTCCGGCTGGGTCGCTCAATACCCTCGCGACCGAATCCTGTGCAGCCCGCGGGCGCCAACCTGGACGGTCTTCGCCGCGACTCACACGATCAAAGCGAAGCGTTCGCGCACACGCATTCCGCCGCCGCCGACAGAGCATCGTCGCGCGTTGCCAATGCGCTGACGATTGATCTGGAGGACTGGCCGGTCGCGGTGCTGGGTCCGGGACAGGAGATCACATCGCGGGTTGTTCGGAACACAAAGCGTTGCCTTCAGCTCCTGGACTGGCATGGCACCAAGGCGACGTTTTTTGTCCTGAGTCGCGTGGCCGAAAAATTCCCCGACTTGATCCGGGAGGTCCACGCTCGCGGTCACGAGATCGCATCGCACGGTCATGGACACGAATTGCTCTTCAACATGTCTCCGAGCCGTTTCGCCGAAGACGTGTCGCGCAGCATTGAGATACTGACTGCGATCACCGGGACGCGACCTATCGGGTATCGCGCCCCGGCATTCAGCGTCATCAGTGAAACACGCTGGGCCGGACCGATCCTGGCAGATCTCGGGTTCAAATATGATTCGAGCATCTTTCCGATTCGGCACCCGCGCTACGGCATTCCCGGCTCGCCGCGTCGCATTCATCGCTGGGAGAACTGCGATCTCATCGAATGCCCACCGGCGACCTGCCGAATTTTCGGCACCACGCTGCCGATTGCCGGAGGCGGATATTTTCGACTATTGCCCGGCCCGCTGGTTCGCGCGGCAGTTCGCGGGATGAATCGGTCGAACATGCCGGCAATCCTGTACATGCACCCGTATGAGCTGGATGTCGGCGGGGTACTAGCACACAGGCTGGACGGCGTTTCGGTCGGGAATATACGGCATTTCACGCAAGCGCTGTTTCGCAGCCGCATAGAGAAACGCCTGCATCGCCTCCTGGAAGGGTTCCATTTCAGGCCGCTGCGCGATCTGCTCTGAAACAAGCCGCATCCGCATGGATGCGAGAATCGTCCGATCTCCGAGCGGGTCAGCCGTTCGGCAGAATCACGGCTTTGCCTGTTCTCCATGCGGCCACTTCGGCCAGCGCCTCATTGACCTGATCGAGCCGGAAGCGGTGGGTGATCAACTCGTGGAAGGGGAAGCGATCGCTTCGCGTGCGGAGGAACTCGAGCGCCTTGGCCCAGTGCGTGGGTTCAGAACCGTAGCTCCCGGCAACTTCCAGCTCTTTTTTCGTGATGAGGTGCGGATTGAGCAGGACAGGGCCGGCATCGCAATATTGCCCCAGCACGAGATATCGCCCGCCATCGCGCACGAGATCCCACCCCTGGGCAACGGCTGACGGATGTCCGACGCATTCAACGACCATGTCGGCGCCCAGGCCGCGGGTGTGTTCAAGGACGAGGTCTCGGCGTCTGGCGGGATCCTTCACATCGTCAATGTCAATGACGATGTCCGCGCCGAACTGACGACATCGATCGAGCCGGTCCTTCGGTCCGCCGATCGCAACGATCGGCCTCGCGCCGGCGTCGGATGCCACGGCAATGGCAGCCAGCCCGACCGGCCCCGCGCCCTGCACGACAACGCTCTCCGCCCAGCGGATGGGCATTTTTTCGTAACCGTGCACAACGGTGACCAGCGCGCAGCCGGCGCCGACGAGCGATTCGGGCCGCAGATCGGGCGGGAGCCTGAAAACAGCCGTGCCGGCTCGAAGGTGGTGATATTGACCGTAGCCACCG from Phycisphaerae bacterium encodes the following:
- a CDS encoding zinc-binding dehydrogenase, which codes for MSTRTAHAAVMSAFKSPIELREFPLPAELDSGEVLVKVTLAGVCGTDVHLHKGELKVPLPLVMGHETVGLIAATGGEVEDWLGNPLKIGDPVSWTVGMTCGKCKYCRLYKLPARCVNRKAYGVNTPCDRPPHFLGGYGQYHHLRAGTAVFRLPPDLRPESLVGAGCALVTVVHGYEKMPIRWAESVVVQGAGPVGLAAIAVASDAGARPIVAIGGPKDRLDRCRQFGADIVIDIDDVKDPARRRDLVLEHTRGLGADMVVECVGHPSAVAQGWDLVRDGGRYLVLGQYCDAGPVLLNPHLITKKELEVAGSYGSEPTHWAKALEFLRTRSDRFPFHELITHRFRLDQVNEALAEVAAWRTGKAVILPNG
- a CDS encoding DUF3473 domain-containing protein, with protein sequence MGRPIAFDRAVRLGRSIPSRPNPVQPAGANLDGLRRDSHDQSEAFAHTHSAAADRASSRVANALTIDLEDWPVAVLGPGQEITSRVVRNTKRCLQLLDWHGTKATFFVLSRVAEKFPDLIREVHARGHEIASHGHGHELLFNMSPSRFAEDVSRSIEILTAITGTRPIGYRAPAFSVISETRWAGPILADLGFKYDSSIFPIRHPRYGIPGSPRRIHRWENCDLIECPPATCRIFGTTLPIAGGGYFRLLPGPLVRAAVRGMNRSNMPAILYMHPYELDVGGVLAHRLDGVSVGNIRHFTQALFRSRIEKRLHRLLEGFHFRPLRDLL
- a CDS encoding insulinase family protein codes for the protein MARKPRKRAFREAYRLVDSAERRVCVFDNGLTAILQRHGVAPVVEVRVYVRGGSAFEGRWTGTGISHLLEHCITSDGTEQRDEREMGRLGERLGGLINAYTTIDHICHHVGTTRENMSAAVEIFADYLIRPLLSKAVFDRELGVVQRELERDRDDPETQLEEMLYEVSYVGHPLQYPVIGHRSGLLSLTHEDILAYHRQLHVPDNIFVVIVGDIDLDEATSVVARHFDAMERRARYDMVLPPVRPFIAPARAIRSMGVESATTTFGWLTVRDGECDDIALDLLASVLGDSETSRLAKALKWNRELAYDVGILHDSHWHSPGLMQVTIQCDAAKLEAAERAMLEVFANIEASPVTAAELDRARRQTLTAVRMQRETASGAATQMGEDFLASGNVDYAKAYESRVVETTVDELMRAAKRYLRPNAFVSATVVPRKRVSRRSTTPSQAATALPRILKLDNGLTCVLQPLPAAGFTSAHATFIGGLVTETAETNGVHPLAVQMLSRGTRHRTGDEISENFAARGSGLAAVSGLSQLSCGFTSVAEDFDVLLEVLADVLLSPAFDGKELAKLKPTHCDSIARSEEDWNAELIQFARLKFFDHSPYRLPRLGTIANVNRFTPDDLFQSHRETFQGGNGVLSIAGRFDVDAVEARVRRHFAAMPSSMTRRQLTVEPEPVRSADRLFIKRSSDEREVAGLFVGFPGLRVSDVEHRASVAVMETMLAGYSLSGGRLFAALRGGDRDMVYEIAPAGLIGVLPGHIAFVAGCEPDRINEVYAIVRGELDALRAHRYDEEEIDRARNMVIMGELDQLQSSAEYAARAGLDELFGLGFEDSERFLTEIRSVNLDAVSAAIDSYLGPATIAVVTPSPDLVDFGIVPTQEVAVSPIVASAP
- a CDS encoding response regulator, whose product is MDDSLPPSKILIVDDNPQNLELLEAYLEDLPGVSIASALDGQTCLEKVAADQPDLILLDIMMPRMSGYEVCKKIKANDATKDIPIIMVTALHEMGDIERGVEVGTNDFITKPVNRVDLLARARTLLRVRHASKSAK